Proteins encoded together in one Halalkaliarchaeum sp. AArc-CO window:
- a CDS encoding tRNA (N(6)-L-threonylcarbamoyladenosine(37)-C(2))-methylthiotransferase: MATYHIETYGCTSNRGESRRIERALRDGGHRPADGPDEADVAILNTCTVVEKTERNMLRRAEELADGTADLVVTGCMALAQGEQFREAGIDAEILHWDEVPSAILNGECPTTTPDTEPVLDGVVGILPIARGCMSNCSYCITKFATGRIDSPPVEENVRKARALVHAGAKEIRVTGQDTGVYGWDTGERKLPELLDRICAIDGEFRVRLGMANPGGVHGIAEELVDVFARNRKLYDFIHLPVQSGSDEVLEEMRRQHRTKYFREIVETFDDRLDEWTLSTDFIVGFPTETDADHEQSMELLREVRPEKINVTRFSKRPGTDAAEMKGLGGTIKKERSKEMSELKRRVVGEAYESMVGTRRTVLAVRPGTGDSVKCRDSAYRQIIVQRADERGVEPGDVFEVEVTGHNTMYALGRPVGREENPTAGAADAA, from the coding sequence ATGGCGACGTATCACATCGAGACGTACGGCTGTACGTCCAACCGCGGGGAGAGCCGCCGCATCGAGCGGGCGCTCCGCGACGGCGGCCACCGGCCAGCCGACGGCCCGGACGAGGCCGACGTCGCCATCCTCAACACCTGTACCGTCGTCGAGAAGACCGAACGGAACATGCTCCGGCGGGCCGAAGAACTCGCAGACGGTACCGCCGACCTGGTCGTAACCGGCTGCATGGCCCTCGCACAGGGCGAGCAGTTCCGCGAGGCCGGAATCGACGCGGAGATTCTCCACTGGGACGAGGTGCCGTCGGCGATCCTCAACGGGGAGTGTCCGACGACGACGCCCGACACCGAGCCGGTACTCGACGGAGTCGTCGGGATCCTCCCGATCGCCCGGGGCTGTATGAGCAACTGCTCGTACTGTATCACGAAGTTCGCGACCGGTCGGATCGACTCCCCGCCGGTCGAGGAGAACGTCAGGAAGGCGCGGGCACTCGTCCACGCCGGCGCGAAGGAGATCCGGGTCACCGGCCAGGACACCGGCGTCTACGGCTGGGACACCGGCGAGCGGAAGCTGCCGGAGCTGCTCGATCGGATCTGTGCGATCGACGGCGAGTTCCGCGTCCGACTGGGCATGGCGAACCCGGGCGGTGTCCACGGAATCGCCGAGGAACTCGTCGACGTCTTCGCGCGCAACCGGAAGCTGTACGACTTCATCCACCTGCCGGTGCAGTCGGGCAGCGACGAGGTGCTGGAGGAGATGCGGCGACAGCACCGCACGAAGTACTTCCGGGAGATCGTGGAGACGTTCGACGATCGTCTCGACGAGTGGACGCTCTCGACGGACTTCATCGTCGGCTTCCCGACGGAAACCGACGCCGACCACGAACAGTCGATGGAACTGCTCCGTGAGGTGCGTCCAGAGAAGATCAACGTCACCCGGTTTTCGAAGCGTCCCGGCACCGACGCCGCCGAGATGAAGGGGTTGGGCGGGACGATCAAAAAGGAGCGGTCGAAGGAGATGTCCGAACTGAAGCGGCGCGTCGTCGGCGAGGCGTACGAGTCGATGGTCGGCACCAGGCGGACCGTCCTCGCGGTGCGGCCGGGCACCGGCGACTCGGTGAAGTGCCGCGACAGCGCCTACCGCCAGATCATCGTCCAGCGAGCCGACGAACGTGGCGTCGAACCTGGTGACGTGTTCGAGGTCGAAGTGACCGGCCACAACACGATGTACGCGCTGGGACGACCCGTCGGCCGAGAGGAGAACCCGACGGCCGGTGCAGCCGACGCCGCGTGA
- a CDS encoding amino acid permease — translation MADEELAKDLGLLSALMIGIGTMIGAGIFVLPGLAAQEAGPLVVVSFVIGGIIAMINALSVSELGTAMPKAGGGYYYVNRALGPMFGSIAGLGDWMGLAFASAFYAIGFGQYLAELLTLPSILFLNEIQVGALLAGIVFVGVNYIGAKETGGVQTIIVLTLLAILGIFAVAGWLSFDWAVLTGDGGLVPLGYGELLPATAIVFVSFLGYAKIATVAEEMKNPGRNLPIAVIGSVAFVTVVYAILVTVMLGVVPWPELSVEAPVAQAALVAFPESIGPISGVAGAAATVMTLGALLATASSANASILSSARINFAMGREKIVTDWLNEIHPSYSTPYRSILLTGSMIIIFIALLGRDLEILAKAASVLHLIVYALMNTALIVFREADVPEYDPDFTVPLYPVTPILGAVLSLGLIGFMDGLEIALSIGFVLAAVAWYFIYARKHTEHQGYLGQYISERSEELPEAAVSAASKVEPEQANYRVMVPLANPRTANDLLELAAVMAKARGGVVEAVHIVTVPDQVPLSAGAERIEQLDAESERLLSDATDEAETFGVDIETRTVISHKSFEEIFDAAETGEADLVVMGWADQPFWSSGRVERGLDELTRNLPCDFLVLQDTGFDPSHVLVPTAGGSDSDLSAEVARTLKEGRDATVELLYVVDDEEERAAGAQFLGEWAQKNGLGGAELSVDTGGDIESAIGRHSEEATMVIIGATERGLLSRLLRGSLVYSIVDEVDCSVLLCERPRRRSLRERLFGRKFDSDSGPESEADSDFEVDAEAALDTKPEE, via the coding sequence GTGGCTGACGAAGAACTCGCAAAGGACCTCGGCCTCCTGTCGGCGCTGATGATCGGGATCGGCACGATGATCGGCGCCGGAATCTTCGTGCTCCCGGGACTTGCGGCACAGGAAGCGGGGCCGCTGGTCGTCGTCTCGTTCGTCATCGGGGGGATCATCGCGATGATCAACGCCCTGTCGGTTTCGGAGCTGGGGACTGCGATGCCGAAAGCCGGCGGGGGATATTACTACGTCAACCGCGCGCTCGGACCGATGTTCGGCTCGATCGCCGGGCTCGGCGACTGGATGGGGCTCGCGTTCGCCTCCGCCTTTTATGCGATCGGGTTCGGACAGTATCTCGCCGAACTGCTGACGCTACCGTCCATCCTGTTTTTAAACGAGATCCAGGTCGGGGCGCTGCTGGCGGGGATCGTCTTCGTCGGTGTGAACTACATCGGAGCGAAGGAGACCGGCGGCGTCCAGACGATCATCGTTCTGACGCTTCTAGCCATACTCGGTATCTTTGCGGTCGCGGGATGGCTCTCGTTCGACTGGGCGGTTCTGACTGGCGACGGCGGGCTCGTTCCGCTGGGCTACGGGGAACTGCTGCCAGCGACGGCGATCGTCTTCGTCTCGTTCCTGGGGTATGCGAAGATCGCGACAGTCGCCGAAGAGATGAAAAACCCCGGACGGAACCTCCCGATCGCAGTGATCGGTAGTGTCGCGTTCGTCACCGTCGTGTACGCAATCCTCGTTACCGTGATGCTCGGGGTCGTGCCCTGGCCGGAGCTGAGTGTCGAAGCGCCCGTCGCACAGGCGGCACTGGTGGCGTTTCCCGAATCGATCGGACCGATCTCGGGGGTCGCGGGGGCAGCTGCGACCGTCATGACGCTCGGCGCGCTGCTCGCGACCGCCTCCTCGGCGAACGCGTCGATCCTCTCGTCGGCCCGGATCAACTTCGCGATGGGCAGAGAAAAGATCGTCACCGACTGGCTCAACGAGATCCACCCTAGCTATTCGACGCCGTACCGTTCGATCCTGCTTACGGGAAGCATGATCATCATCTTCATCGCACTGCTCGGGCGGGATCTCGAGATCCTTGCGAAGGCGGCGTCGGTGCTTCACCTGATCGTCTACGCGTTGATGAACACCGCCCTGATCGTGTTCCGCGAGGCCGACGTTCCGGAGTACGATCCGGACTTTACGGTTCCGCTGTATCCGGTCACCCCGATCCTGGGTGCTGTGTTGTCGCTCGGACTGATCGGATTCATGGACGGCCTCGAGATCGCCCTCTCGATTGGGTTCGTTCTAGCGGCTGTCGCGTGGTACTTCATCTACGCGCGGAAACACACCGAACACCAGGGCTACCTGGGCCAGTACATCAGCGAACGCTCCGAAGAGCTTCCGGAAGCGGCGGTGTCGGCAGCCTCGAAAGTCGAACCCGAACAGGCGAACTACCGGGTGATGGTGCCGCTCGCGAACCCGCGGACCGCAAACGATCTGCTCGAACTCGCCGCCGTGATGGCGAAGGCACGCGGCGGCGTCGTCGAGGCAGTCCACATCGTCACCGTCCCCGATCAGGTGCCGCTTTCGGCCGGTGCAGAGCGGATCGAACAGCTCGACGCCGAATCCGAGCGCCTGCTTTCGGACGCGACCGACGAAGCCGAGACCTTCGGAGTCGACATCGAAACCAGGACCGTCATCTCACACAAGTCCTTCGAAGAAATCTTCGATGCAGCGGAGACCGGCGAGGCCGACCTGGTCGTGATGGGATGGGCCGATCAGCCGTTCTGGTCGTCGGGTCGCGTCGAGCGCGGGCTGGACGAGCTCACCCGGAACTTACCGTGTGACTTCCTCGTACTGCAGGACACCGGATTCGACCCGAGTCACGTGCTCGTCCCGACCGCCGGCGGGAGCGATTCCGATCTCTCGGCGGAGGTGGCCCGCACACTCAAGGAAGGACGCGACGCGACCGTCGAACTCCTGTACGTCGTCGACGACGAGGAGGAACGCGCGGCCGGCGCACAGTTCCTCGGTGAATGGGCGCAGAAAAACGGTCTCGGAGGTGCGGAACTGAGCGTCGACACGGGTGGCGACATCGAGAGCGCGATCGGACGCCACTCCGAGGAGGCCACGATGGTGATCATCGGGGCGACCGAACGGGGGCTGCTCTCGCGGCTTCTCCGCGGATCGCTGGTGTACAGCATCGTCGACGAGGTCGACTGCTCGGTGTTGCTCTGTGAGCGTCCCCGGCGCCGGTCGCTCAGGGAACGGCTGTTCGGACGGAAATTCGATTCGGATTCCGGCCCCGAATCCGAAGCCGATTCGGATTTCGAAGTCGATGCCGAAGCCGCTTTGGACACCAAACCCGAAGAGTAG